A DNA window from Phaeobacter sp. A36a-5a contains the following coding sequences:
- the iolD gene encoding 3D-(3,5/4)-trihydroxycyclohexane-1,2-dione acylhydrolase (decyclizing), with translation MTTPPKTIRLTTAQAIIRWLSNQFIVIDGEEMRLCGGGFGIFGHGNVTCLGEALYEAREALPLYRGQNEQSMGFAAAGYAKQWLRQRFMFCTASAGPGTSNLVTSAALAHANRLPMLMLCGDTFLTRLPDPVLQQMENFDDPTFGVNDAFKPVSRYWDRITHPAQIIQSLPAAIATMLDPGDCGPAFLGLPQDVQGWTYDYPEVFFEKKTHRIRRVTPDTAEIAEAAAALRGAKRPMIIAGGGVQYSRAVAELTAFAEAHQIPVVETIAGRANLRDTHPLNIGPIGVTGSDSANAIAAEADVILAVGTRLQDFTTGSWTAFAQDAQFISINAARHDAGKHCALPVVGDGQRALLDLGSACQGYSAPQDWVARAQEERRSWVAYVADNISYGDNRPNSYAQAIGVVNALCDPRDRVVAAAGGLPAEVTANWRTLEPGTVDVEFGFSCMGYEISGAWGARIAQTEREPERDTIVFVGDGSYMMLNSDIYSSVLSRKKLIILVLDNGGFAVINKLQNNTGNTSFNNLLADCPTIPEAFGVDFAAHSAAMGAIAETVANPGELAEAFKRAQGNDRTTVIVMNVDAYEGWTTEGHAWWEVGTPHITNNPDVQEAHVEWESSRSKQRRGV, from the coding sequence ATGACGACGCCGCCGAAAACGATAAGATTGACCACCGCCCAGGCCATCATCCGATGGCTCTCCAATCAGTTCATTGTGATCGACGGGGAGGAAATGCGCCTCTGCGGCGGCGGCTTCGGGATCTTCGGCCATGGCAACGTAACCTGCCTCGGAGAAGCCCTTTATGAAGCGCGCGAGGCGCTGCCGCTCTATCGCGGTCAGAATGAACAGAGCATGGGATTTGCGGCCGCGGGATATGCCAAACAATGGCTGCGCCAACGCTTTATGTTCTGCACGGCAAGTGCCGGTCCCGGCACATCGAATCTGGTGACCTCGGCAGCGCTGGCGCACGCCAACCGGCTGCCGATGTTGATGCTCTGCGGCGATACCTTCCTGACCCGCCTGCCCGATCCGGTGTTGCAGCAGATGGAGAACTTCGACGATCCGACCTTTGGCGTGAATGATGCGTTCAAGCCCGTATCGCGCTACTGGGACCGCATCACCCATCCGGCGCAGATCATCCAGTCCCTGCCCGCCGCGATTGCCACGATGCTGGATCCCGGCGACTGTGGCCCGGCCTTCCTCGGCCTGCCACAGGACGTCCAGGGCTGGACCTATGATTACCCGGAGGTTTTCTTTGAAAAGAAGACCCATCGCATTCGCCGTGTCACACCGGACACCGCCGAGATTGCCGAAGCCGCAGCAGCGCTGCGCGGTGCCAAACGCCCGATGATCATCGCAGGCGGTGGCGTGCAATACAGCCGCGCGGTGGCTGAGCTGACCGCCTTTGCCGAGGCCCATCAGATCCCCGTCGTAGAAACCATCGCAGGCCGCGCCAACCTGCGCGACACCCATCCGCTGAACATCGGCCCGATTGGCGTGACCGGGTCGGACAGCGCCAATGCCATCGCGGCAGAGGCGGATGTGATCCTCGCAGTGGGCACAAGGTTGCAGGACTTCACCACCGGTTCCTGGACCGCATTTGCGCAGGATGCCCAGTTCATCTCGATCAATGCGGCACGCCATGATGCAGGCAAGCACTGTGCATTGCCGGTTGTCGGTGACGGCCAGCGCGCCCTGCTCGACCTCGGCTCCGCCTGCCAAGGCTACAGCGCCCCGCAGGACTGGGTGGCCCGCGCACAGGAGGAACGACGCAGCTGGGTCGCCTATGTGGCTGACAATATATCCTATGGCGACAACCGGCCCAATTCCTATGCCCAGGCCATCGGCGTGGTGAACGCGCTCTGCGACCCGCGCGACCGCGTCGTGGCAGCGGCGGGCGGCCTACCCGCCGAGGTCACCGCCAACTGGCGCACGCTGGAACCTGGCACGGTCGATGTCGAGTTCGGATTTTCCTGCATGGGCTATGAAATCTCCGGTGCCTGGGGAGCTCGCATCGCCCAAACCGAGCGTGAGCCGGAGCGTGACACCATCGTCTTTGTCGGCGATGGCTCATATATGATGCTGAACTCTGATATCTACTCCAGCGTACTGAGCCGAAAGAAACTGATCATCCTCGTGCTCGACAATGGCGGTTTCGCCGTCATCAACAAGCTGCAGAACAATACGGGCAACACCAGTTTCAACAACCTTCTCGCCGATTGCCCGACCATCCCTGAGGCCTTTGGCGTGGACTTCGCCGCGCATTCAGCCGCTATGGGCGCGATTGCGGAAACGGTCGCCAATCCGGGCGAGCTGGCAGAGGCCTTC
- a CDS encoding Gfo/Idh/MocA family protein, with translation MTEIGIGILGGGYMGKAHAVAMAAVGAVFDTSLRPRLEMVCASTPTSAERYRRAYGFRRATDDWQVLVNDPKVEAIVIATPQQTHRAVAEAAFALGKPVFCEKPLGASLADSRAMVEAARVSGCPNMVGFNYIRTPASQFARQLIVDGVIGEVTWFRGEHTEDFYADPHTPASWRTKGEANGTMGDLAPHMINAAIALIGPIAELIAEVETVHSDRPGGLVTNDDQGQMMCRFASGAMGQMFFSRIATGRKMGYAYEITGTKGAIRFDQEDQNALWLYLSEGEDATRGFRKILTGPAHPDYLPFCQGPGHGTGYQDQILIEARDFLRAIETQTPIWPTFEDGVAVNQVIAAAMASSKARSWQTVSKF, from the coding sequence ATGACCGAAATCGGTATCGGAATTCTAGGCGGTGGGTACATGGGCAAGGCTCATGCCGTCGCGATGGCCGCAGTGGGGGCGGTGTTCGATACGTCTTTGCGCCCACGGCTGGAGATGGTCTGTGCCTCCACCCCCACCAGTGCAGAGCGATATCGGCGGGCCTATGGTTTTCGTCGTGCGACGGATGACTGGCAGGTATTGGTCAATGACCCAAAGGTTGAGGCGATTGTGATTGCGACCCCGCAGCAGACACATCGTGCGGTGGCAGAGGCGGCCTTTGCGCTGGGTAAACCGGTTTTCTGTGAAAAACCTCTCGGCGCTTCGCTGGCGGACAGCCGTGCGATGGTCGAGGCGGCCCGGGTTTCGGGCTGTCCCAACATGGTAGGCTTTAATTACATCCGTACACCGGCTAGCCAATTTGCCCGCCAGTTGATTGTAGATGGCGTGATCGGCGAGGTCACCTGGTTTCGTGGCGAACATACCGAGGATTTCTATGCCGATCCCCATACCCCGGCGAGCTGGCGGACCAAAGGAGAGGCGAATGGCACGATGGGGGATCTTGCCCCGCATATGATCAATGCAGCGATAGCGCTGATCGGGCCGATAGCAGAGCTGATTGCTGAGGTTGAGACCGTCCATAGCGACCGCCCCGGTGGCCTTGTCACCAATGACGATCAGGGCCAGATGATGTGCCGCTTTGCCAGCGGGGCAATGGGGCAGATGTTTTTCAGCCGGATCGCGACGGGCCGCAAGATGGGCTATGCCTATGAAATTACGGGAACAAAGGGTGCGATCAGGTTTGACCAGGAGGATCAGAACGCACTTTGGCTCTACCTCAGCGAGGGCGAGGACGCTACCCGTGGCTTCCGCAAGATCCTGACCGGTCCCGCGCATCCCGACTATCTGCCGTTCTGCCAGGGCCCTGGACATGGCACTGGCTATCAGGATCAGATCCTGATCGAGGCGCGCGACTTCCTGCGCGCGATTGAGACACAGACACCGATTTGGCCGACATTCGAGGATGGCGTGGCCGTAAATCAGGTGATTGCCGCTGCCATGGCGTCGTCCAAGGCCCGGTCGTGGCAAACCGTATCAAAGTTCTAA
- a CDS encoding sugar phosphate isomerase/epimerase family protein, producing MTIRIGNAPCSWGVEFAQDPRNPEWRSVLKDCADAGYKGIELGPVGYMPEDPAILRDALAEHDLELIGGVVFRAFHDPAQWEDVLDGAHRTCKALKAHGAEHLVLIDSISPRRAPTAGRADEAEQMDRDEWSAFRDRLATVARIGTEDYGLTVGIHAHAAGFMDFEPELERLLDEVDDRILKICFDTGHHSYAGFDPVAFMKRHMDRISYMHFKDIDPKVKADVIAKRTNFYDACGQGIFCNLGEGDVDFPAVRQLLLDAGFSGWCTVEQDCDPTLDPDPVGDARANREYLESIGFN from the coding sequence ATGACGATCAGAATTGGCAATGCCCCATGCTCCTGGGGGGTGGAATTTGCACAGGATCCCCGCAATCCGGAATGGCGCAGCGTTCTGAAGGACTGCGCCGATGCTGGCTACAAGGGGATCGAATTAGGACCAGTTGGGTATATGCCTGAGGACCCTGCGATCCTGAGGGACGCGCTCGCCGAGCATGATCTGGAACTGATCGGTGGCGTCGTCTTCCGTGCCTTCCACGATCCGGCCCAATGGGAGGATGTGCTGGACGGGGCGCACCGCACCTGCAAGGCGTTGAAAGCCCATGGAGCCGAGCATCTGGTGCTGATCGATTCGATCTCGCCGCGCCGTGCTCCGACTGCTGGCCGCGCTGATGAAGCCGAGCAGATGGATCGCGACGAATGGTCGGCATTCCGTGACCGGCTCGCCACCGTCGCGCGGATTGGCACCGAGGACTACGGTCTCACCGTCGGCATCCACGCCCATGCGGCGGGGTTCATGGATTTCGAGCCGGAGCTGGAGCGGCTGCTGGATGAGGTCGACGACAGGATCCTGAAGATCTGTTTTGACACCGGCCACCATTCCTACGCCGGTTTTGATCCCGTCGCTTTCATGAAACGGCACATGGATCGTATCAGCTATATGCATTTCAAGGATATCGACCCGAAGGTGAAAGCCGATGTGATCGCCAAGCGGACGAACTTCTATGATGCCTGCGGGCAGGGGATTTTCTGCAATCTCGGCGAGGGTGATGTGGATTTTCCGGCGGTGAGGCAACTGCTTTTAGACGCTGGATTTTCCGGCTGGTGTACGGTGGAGCAGGATTGCGATCCAACGCTGGATCCCGACCCGGTGGGGGATGCGCGGGCCAACCGTGAATATCTTGAATCCATTGGTTTCAACTAG
- a CDS encoding Gfo/Idh/MocA family protein, whose amino-acid sequence MAKLKWGMIGGGEGSQIGPAHRLGAGLDGAFEFAAAALDHRPDEGRAYGQRLRLAADRAYGDWQEMLEGERHRDDRVDLVTVATPNATHFEITKSFLEAGFHVLCEKPMTMTVEEGEEIVKIAKAQSKICAVNYGYSGYSLVRHMKAMVARGDLGKIRLVKAEFAHGHHADAADADNPRVRWRYDPAQAGVSAQFADCGIHALHMASFVIGQELERLSADTVSCIESRVLEDDAMVNMRFDGGTVGRLWTSSVAIGRQHGLTLQVFGEKGGLRWSQEQPNQLYWMPLGGRLQVIERGEANLSPEADRTSRVTIGHAEGMPLAFANIYSDLAEAIGARKAGRSMDPAADLYPRAEDGLRSMAAVFAVAESGATDGAWVDARPPMFR is encoded by the coding sequence ATGGCAAAGCTGAAGTGGGGCATGATCGGCGGTGGTGAAGGCAGCCAGATCGGACCGGCCCATCGTCTGGGAGCAGGGCTTGACGGGGCGTTTGAATTCGCCGCAGCGGCATTGGATCACCGTCCCGACGAAGGGCGCGCCTACGGTCAGCGGCTGAGGCTGGCCGCAGACCGCGCCTATGGCGACTGGCAGGAGATGCTGGAGGGGGAACGTCATCGCGACGACCGCGTTGATCTTGTCACCGTTGCCACACCCAATGCCACCCATTTTGAAATCACCAAGAGCTTCCTTGAAGCCGGTTTTCATGTGCTGTGCGAAAAACCGATGACAATGACCGTGGAGGAAGGCGAGGAAATCGTCAAAATCGCCAAGGCGCAGAGCAAGATCTGCGCGGTGAACTATGGCTATTCCGGCTATTCGCTGGTCCGCCACATGAAGGCGATGGTGGCGCGTGGTGATCTTGGAAAGATCCGCCTTGTGAAGGCCGAGTTTGCCCATGGGCATCATGCTGATGCGGCTGATGCGGACAATCCGCGGGTGCGCTGGCGCTATGATCCGGCTCAGGCCGGGGTTTCTGCGCAGTTTGCCGATTGCGGCATCCACGCGCTGCATATGGCCAGTTTTGTGATCGGGCAGGAACTGGAACGCCTTTCTGCGGATACGGTCAGCTGTATTGAGAGCCGGGTTCTGGAAGACGACGCCATGGTCAATATGCGCTTTGATGGCGGCACCGTCGGGCGGCTCTGGACCTCGTCTGTGGCAATCGGACGCCAGCATGGGCTGACCTTGCAGGTGTTTGGTGAAAAGGGCGGTCTGCGCTGGTCGCAGGAGCAGCCGAACCAGCTCTATTGGATGCCGCTGGGCGGCCGCTTGCAGGTAATCGAACGTGGTGAAGCCAACCTCAGCCCCGAAGCGGATCGCACCAGCCGCGTGACAATCGGCCATGCCGAGGGGATGCCTCTGGCTTTTGCCAATATATACAGCGATTTGGCCGAAGCCATCGGCGCGCGGAAAGCCGGGCGATCCATGGACCCGGCGGCGGATCTTTATCCACGGGCCGAAGATGGGCTGCGGTCCATGGCGGCTGTTTTTGCCGTCGCCGAAAGCGGCGCAACAGATGGCGCCTGGGTTGATGCCCGGCCGCCGATGTTTCGCTGA
- a CDS encoding LacI family DNA-binding transcriptional regulator has protein sequence MAVTLKDVAERAQVSRSAVSRTFTDGASVSEKMRRKVEKAAQELGYSPNALASSLTTGRTKLIGLVSNNFHNPIFLEVFDRFTRRLQDKGLRPLLVNLSDETDPENSVRMLRQYSVDGVVVASSTLPPGFAKAFRDAGVPVVHSFGRSSSTPQVHVVGIDNVECGRMAARTLIDRGYGKLAFMGGPQSATSTQDRWKGFTLEMEAHPDIVFSYSFADDYSFEAGRREMLRLLQDDPAEAYFCGDDVLSIGALSAIREQGLKVPGDIGVIGLNDMEMARWENIDLTTIHQPIEQIVNSSIELVVAMLDEPDRYPEARIFPCHVVDRGTLRQLTS, from the coding sequence ATGGCTGTTACGTTAAAAGATGTGGCTGAACGGGCGCAGGTCTCGCGTTCGGCGGTCTCGCGCACGTTCACCGATGGCGCATCGGTATCGGAGAAGATGCGCCGCAAGGTTGAGAAAGCCGCCCAGGAGCTCGGCTATAGTCCGAACGCGCTGGCCTCGTCCCTGACAACCGGGCGGACCAAATTGATTGGCCTGGTGTCCAACAACTTTCACAACCCGATTTTTCTCGAAGTCTTCGACCGGTTTACGCGACGGCTTCAGGACAAGGGGTTGCGCCCGCTGCTGGTCAACCTCTCTGACGAAACCGACCCCGAGAACTCGGTTCGTATGTTGCGGCAATATTCCGTTGACGGCGTTGTTGTCGCCTCGTCGACCCTGCCGCCTGGGTTTGCCAAGGCCTTTCGAGATGCAGGCGTGCCTGTAGTTCACAGTTTCGGCCGCTCCTCCTCCACGCCGCAGGTGCATGTGGTTGGGATCGACAACGTCGAATGCGGACGAATGGCGGCGCGAACGCTGATTGATCGCGGCTATGGCAAACTGGCCTTCATGGGCGGCCCCCAGAGCGCGACCTCGACTCAGGATCGCTGGAAGGGATTCACCCTGGAAATGGAAGCTCATCCGGATATCGTCTTCTCCTACAGTTTTGCGGATGATTACTCCTTTGAGGCCGGTCGCCGGGAAATGCTGCGCCTGTTGCAGGACGACCCGGCCGAAGCCTATTTCTGTGGGGATGACGTGTTGTCAATCGGGGCGCTCAGCGCGATCCGCGAACAGGGGCTAAAGGTGCCAGGTGACATCGGGGTCATCGGTCTCAACGATATGGAAATGGCCCGTTGGGAGAACATAGACCTGACCACCATCCACCAGCCGATTGAACAGATCGTCAATTCATCAATCGAGCTGGTTGTTGCCATGCTGGACGAGCCGGATCGCTATCCTGAAGCCCGCATCTTTCCTTGCCATGTGGTGGATCGCGGCACATTGCGACAGCTGACATCCTGA
- a CDS encoding sugar ABC transporter substrate-binding protein, which produces MTSIFKTFLLATTVAAAPMMLATIASAEGEKYILVSHAPDSDSWWNTIKNGIALAGEQMNVEVEYRNPPTGDLADMARIIEQAAASGPNGIITTLSDYDVLSGPIRAAVDSGVDVIIMNSGTPEQAREVGALMYVGQPEYDAGHAAGLRAKSDGVGSFLCVNHYISSPSSTERCQGFADGLGIELGDQMIDSGQDPAEIKNRVLAYLNTNPETDAILTLGPTSADPTMLALEENGMAGDIYFGTFDLGEEIVKGLKSGVINWGIDQQPFLQAYLPVVVLTNYHRYGVLPGNNINSGPGFVTKDGLEKVEEFAGEYR; this is translated from the coding sequence ATGACGTCAATTTTCAAGACATTCCTGCTGGCGACAACGGTTGCAGCGGCGCCGATGATGCTGGCAACCATCGCCTCGGCAGAAGGCGAAAAATACATCCTTGTCAGCCACGCACCCGATAGCGACAGCTGGTGGAACACCATCAAGAACGGCATCGCCCTTGCGGGTGAGCAGATGAATGTGGAGGTGGAATATCGCAACCCGCCGACCGGTGACCTTGCCGATATGGCGCGGATCATCGAACAGGCGGCGGCTTCCGGGCCCAATGGCATCATCACCACCCTGTCCGATTACGACGTCCTGTCCGGTCCTATCAGAGCAGCTGTCGACAGTGGTGTGGATGTGATCATCATGAACTCCGGCACCCCAGAACAGGCCCGCGAGGTGGGGGCTCTGATGTATGTTGGTCAGCCAGAATATGACGCCGGTCACGCGGCCGGCCTGCGCGCCAAATCCGACGGTGTTGGCAGTTTCCTCTGTGTGAACCATTATATCAGCTCGCCCTCTTCGACAGAGCGCTGCCAGGGGTTTGCAGATGGTCTTGGGATCGAACTGGGCGACCAGATGATCGACAGCGGTCAGGATCCGGCTGAGATCAAGAACCGGGTTCTTGCCTATCTGAACACCAACCCGGAAACTGACGCGATCCTGACATTGGGGCCGACATCGGCTGATCCGACAATGCTGGCACTGGAAGAAAACGGTATGGCCGGTGACATCTATTTCGGCACCTTTGATCTGGGCGAGGAAATCGTCAAAGGTCTGAAATCCGGTGTTATCAACTGGGGTATTGATCAGCAGCCCTTCCTGCAGGCCTATCTGCCCGTGGTGGTTCTGACCAATTACCACCGCTACGGCGTTCTGCCGGGCAACAACATCAACTCTGGCCCTGGTTTTGTCACCAAGGACGGCCTGGAAAAGGTCGAGGAGTTCGCGGGCGAGTACCGCTGA
- a CDS encoding ABC transporter permease: MSDAHTQFAEDERIKSRSKFREAMIRPELGGIIGTIAVFTMFIIFAGDSGMFNSQGVLNWSQISAQFMIIAVGACLLMIAGEFDLSVGSMIGFTGMLIAIFSVTLGWPVWLAILVTFVLAMAIGALNGFIVVRTGLPSFIVTLAFLFILRGFAIYLPQTIERKTIIGGVADAAEGDWLAALFGGKILTGLFQWLGDNGWIAVFERGTRKGQPVVDGLPMLIVWAILLVIVGHIILTKTRFGNWIFAAGGDAEAARNSGVPVNRVKILMFMFTAFCATVFATCQVMEFGGAGSDRGLLKEFEAIIAVVIGGALLTGGYGSVLGAALGALIFGVVQQGLFFAGVESSLFRVFLGLILLFAVILNTYIRRVITGER; the protein is encoded by the coding sequence ATGTCTGACGCACATACCCAATTTGCGGAGGACGAACGGATCAAGAGCCGTTCGAAGTTCCGCGAAGCCATGATCCGTCCAGAACTCGGCGGCATTATCGGCACCATCGCCGTCTTTACGATGTTTATTATTTTTGCCGGTGACAGCGGCATGTTCAACAGTCAGGGCGTGCTGAACTGGAGCCAGATCTCTGCCCAATTCATGATCATTGCGGTTGGTGCCTGCCTGCTGATGATCGCAGGCGAGTTTGACCTGTCTGTCGGCTCCATGATCGGTTTTACCGGCATGTTGATCGCAATCTTCAGCGTGACGCTGGGTTGGCCGGTCTGGCTTGCGATCCTGGTGACTTTTGTGCTGGCGATGGCGATCGGGGCATTGAACGGCTTTATCGTAGTGCGGACGGGGTTGCCCAGTTTCATCGTCACGCTGGCGTTTCTGTTCATTCTGCGTGGGTTTGCGATCTACCTGCCGCAAACCATTGAACGCAAAACCATTATCGGTGGCGTGGCAGACGCAGCTGAGGGTGATTGGCTGGCCGCTCTGTTTGGTGGCAAGATCCTGACGGGATTGTTCCAGTGGCTGGGTGACAATGGTTGGATCGCCGTTTTTGAACGCGGCACCCGCAAGGGACAGCCGGTGGTCGACGGGCTGCCGATGTTGATCGTCTGGGCCATTCTGCTGGTTATCGTCGGACATATCATCCTGACCAAGACACGGTTCGGGAACTGGATTTTCGCGGCCGGCGGCGATGCCGAGGCCGCGCGCAATTCCGGCGTGCCAGTGAACCGCGTGAAGATCCTGATGTTCATGTTCACCGCCTTCTGCGCGACGGTCTTTGCGACCTGTCAGGTTATGGAATTTGGTGGCGCGGGATCGGACCGGGGCCTGCTGAAAGAGTTCGAAGCGATTATTGCGGTGGTGATTGGCGGTGCCCTTCTGACTGGCGGTTACGGGTCTGTGCTTGGCGCCGCCCTGGGTGCGCTGATCTTTGGCGTCGTGCAGCAGGGGCTGTTCTTTGCTGGCGTCGAAAGTTCGCTGTTCCGCGTTTTCCTGGGGCTGATCCTGCTGTTTGCCGTGATCCTCAACACCTACATTCGTCGCGTCATCACGGGGGAGCGCTGA
- a CDS encoding ATP-binding cassette domain-containing protein, with protein MSMSQPLIRMQGIEKHFGSVIALAGVSVDVFPGECHCLLGDNGAGKSTFIKTMSGVHKPTRGEILFEGQPLHFADPRDAIAAGIATVHQHLAMIPLMSVSRNFFMGNEPIRKIGPLKLFDHEYANRVTMEEMRKMGINLRGPDQAVGTLSGGERQTVAIARAVHFGAKVLILDEPTSALGVRQTANVLATIDKVRKQGVAVVFITHNVRHAMAVGDRFTVLNRGQTLGTAKRGEITPEELQDMMAGGQELATLEGSLGGTV; from the coding sequence ATGTCCATGTCTCAACCCTTGATCCGGATGCAGGGCATCGAGAAGCATTTTGGCAGCGTCATTGCGCTTGCCGGGGTTTCGGTCGATGTCTTTCCGGGCGAATGTCACTGCCTGCTTGGCGACAATGGCGCCGGGAAATCGACCTTTATCAAGACCATGTCCGGTGTGCATAAACCGACCAGAGGCGAGATCCTGTTTGAGGGTCAGCCACTTCATTTCGCGGATCCTCGTGACGCGATTGCCGCTGGAATCGCCACAGTACACCAGCATCTGGCGATGATCCCGCTGATGTCGGTCAGTCGCAACTTCTTCATGGGCAATGAGCCGATCCGCAAGATCGGCCCGCTGAAACTGTTTGACCATGAATATGCCAACCGGGTCACCATGGAAGAAATGCGCAAGATGGGCATCAACCTGCGCGGCCCGGATCAGGCGGTTGGAACCCTGTCGGGAGGGGAGCGTCAGACGGTTGCCATCGCCCGTGCGGTGCATTTCGGGGCCAAAGTGCTGATCCTGGATGAACCGACCTCGGCACTTGGGGTGCGCCAGACAGCGAATGTTCTGGCCACCATCGACAAAGTCCGCAAGCAAGGTGTTGCGGTTGTCTTCATCACCCATAACGTCCGCCACGCTATGGCCGTTGGTGATCGGTTTACCGTTCTCAATCGCGGGCAGACTCTCGGTACTGCAAAACGCGGCGAAATCACGCCAGAGGAATTGCAGGATATGATGGCCGGCGGGCAAGAGCTGGCGACACTGGAGGGGAGCCTCGGCGGTACGGTCTGA
- a CDS encoding beta-galactosidase, producing the protein MQRTLGTCYYPEHWPEDIWQEDAARMVAAGLTWVRIGEFSWSRIEPSPGDLQLCWLDRAIDVLVSAGLKVVLGTPTATPPRWMVDRHPDMFALDVDGKPRGFGSRRHYCFSHEGYRAEARRIVSLMAERYGPGDRIAAWQTDNEYGCHDTTISYSPAAQIAFVRWLEARYDGDIHALNSAWGNVFWSMNYDRFDQIGLPNLTVTEPNPAHVQAFRRFSSDQVVSFNRDQVDILRAHSDAPIAHNYMGRVTDFDHYKVGEDLDIASWDSYPLGFLEDRVGANPEDQRRYARQGDPDFQAFHHDLYRAVGRGRWWVMEQQPGPVNWAPYNPAPLPGMVRFWTWEAFAHGAEAVCYFRWRQAPFAQEQLHAGLLRPDRQDAPAIAEARLVADELAAAGAVAPAQAPVALIFDYDAEWAWQVQPHGLGLSYFDLVLAHYRALRRAGLSVDIVPSTQTDFAGYALILAPGLMHLPDHLRAALATAAAQVLYGPRTGARDADFNIPTSPLPPALDGLDIVVAAVESLRPDMPLPLAQVDGAVTGYLETLDGQGETLIETANGQPVAVAAGNKVYCAGWLDAAGLDHLVAMLCKRAKLRICKMPLGVRRRQTATEEFWFNHLAEAVETEVGTLPPAGVLRRARGN; encoded by the coding sequence ATGCAGCGCACACTTGGCACCTGCTACTATCCCGAACATTGGCCCGAAGACATCTGGCAGGAGGACGCCGCGCGCATGGTTGCGGCCGGGCTCACCTGGGTTCGCATTGGCGAGTTTTCATGGTCGCGCATTGAACCCAGCCCCGGCGATCTGCAGTTGTGCTGGCTTGATCGCGCCATTGATGTGCTGGTGTCGGCCGGACTGAAGGTGGTGCTGGGCACCCCCACCGCTACGCCACCCCGCTGGATGGTGGACCGCCACCCCGATATGTTTGCGCTGGACGTCGACGGCAAACCGCGCGGTTTTGGCTCGCGCCGCCACTATTGTTTCAGTCACGAGGGCTACCGCGCCGAAGCCCGGCGGATCGTCTCCCTGATGGCGGAACGTTATGGCCCAGGTGACCGTATCGCCGCCTGGCAGACCGACAATGAATACGGTTGCCACGACACAACAATCAGCTATTCCCCGGCGGCACAGATCGCCTTTGTCCGCTGGCTAGAGGCGCGTTATGACGGCGATATTCATGCGTTGAACAGTGCCTGGGGCAATGTTTTCTGGTCGATGAACTATGATCGCTTTGATCAGATCGGCCTGCCCAACCTGACCGTGACCGAACCGAACCCGGCGCATGTGCAGGCCTTCCGGCGGTTTTCTTCGGATCAGGTGGTGAGCTTCAACCGCGATCAGGTCGATATTCTGCGTGCCCATTCCGATGCGCCGATTGCCCATAACTACATGGGGCGGGTGACCGATTTCGATCACTACAAGGTTGGCGAGGATCTCGACATTGCCAGTTGGGACAGCTACCCTTTGGGCTTTCTCGAAGATCGAGTGGGCGCCAACCCCGAGGACCAGCGCCGCTACGCGCGTCAGGGCGACCCTGATTTTCAGGCCTTCCATCATGATCTCTATCGCGCCGTCGGGCGCGGACGCTGGTGGGTGATGGAACAGCAACCCGGACCGGTGAACTGGGCACCCTACAATCCCGCACCGCTGCCCGGCATGGTCAGGTTCTGGACCTGGGAGGCCTTTGCCCATGGTGCGGAGGCGGTCTGCTATTTCCGCTGGCGCCAGGCGCCGTTTGCGCAGGAACAGCTTCACGCCGGTCTGCTGCGTCCCGATAGGCAAGATGCCCCTGCCATCGCCGAGGCGCGTCTGGTTGCCGATGAACTGGCCGCAGCGGGCGCGGTGGCACCGGCTCAAGCTCCCGTGGCGCTGATCTTCGACTATGACGCCGAATGGGCCTGGCAGGTGCAGCCACATGGCCTGGGTCTGAGCTATTTCGACCTTGTGCTGGCGCATTACCGTGCACTGCGACGGGCTGGCCTGTCTGTGGACATTGTTCCCTCGACACAGACCGATTTTGCAGGATACGCCCTGATCCTTGCACCCGGTCTGATGCACCTCCCCGACCATTTGCGCGCAGCCTTGGCAACAGCGGCGGCTCAGGTGCTCTATGGGCCGCGAACAGGCGCGCGGGATGCGGACTTCAACATCCCGACCAGCCCCCTGCCCCCAGCATTGGACGGGCTAGATATTGTCGTTGCCGCAGTCGAGAGCCTGCGACCGGATATGCCGCTGCCGCTGGCGCAGGTCGACGGGGCCGTCACCGGTTATCTGGAAACACTGGATGGTCAGGGAGAGACTCTGATCGAGACGGCCAACGGTCAGCCCGTGGCTGTTGCCGCAGGAAACAAAGTCTACTGCGCGGGCTGGCTGGACGCGGCGGGTCTGGATCACCTTGTCGCAATGCTTTGCAAACGTGCGAAGCTGCGCATCTGCAAGATGCCGCTGGGCGTGCGTCGGCGCCAGACCGCGACCGAAGAGTTCTGGTTCAATCATCTGGCTGAAGCGGTAGAGACCGAGGTCGGCACTCTGCCACCTGCGGGCGTTCTGCGCAGAGCAAGAGGCAACTGA